A window of Castanea sativa cultivar Marrone di Chiusa Pesio chromosome 1, ASM4071231v1 contains these coding sequences:
- the LOC142622108 gene encoding thioredoxin-like protein CDSP32, chloroplastic translates to MATITNFLSKPPSSLATFPKINNSLCFPHSFIPFVTKPKALTKKLETNRTYFITKAAAVSGTAKKVESDERVQQVHSIEEFDEALRMAKNKLVVVEYAASHSYHSRKIYPFMVDLSRTCNDVDFLLVMGDESEKTRELCEREKIEQVPHFSFYKSMEKIHEEEGIGPDVLMGDVLYYGDNHSGVVQLHSREDVEKLIADHKADHKLIVLDVGLKHCGPCVKVYPTVVKLSKQMVDTVVFARMNGDENDSCLAFLKDMNVVEVPTFLFIRDGDICGRYVGSGKGELIGEILRYQGVRVT, encoded by the coding sequence ATGGCTACAATCACAAATTTCTTATCCAAACCACCCTCTTCTCTAGCCACTTTCCCTAAAATCAATAACTCTCTTTGTTTCCCTCATTCCTTTATACCCTTTGTGACTAAACCTAAAGCTCTaacaaaaaaacttgaaaccAACCGAACTTACTTCATTACAAAAGCCGCAGCAGTTTCTGGTACTGCTAAAAAAGTCGAAAGTGATGAAAGAGTACAACAAGTCCACAGTATTGAAGAGTTCGATGAAGCTCTCCGAATGGCCAAAAACAAGCTCGTTGTGGTAGAGTACGCTGCTAGCCATAGTTACCACAGCAGAAAAATCTACCCTTTCATGGTGGACTTGAGCAGAACATGCAACGACGTAGACTTCCTTCTTGTAATGGGTGATGAATCAGAGAAGACAAGGGAGCTTtgcgagagagagaaaattgaacaAGTCCCACACTTCAGCTTTTACAAGAGCATGGAGAAAATTCACGAAGAGGAAGGGATAGGCCCAGATGTTCTCATGGGAGACGTGTTGTACTACGGAGATAACCATTCTGGTGTGGTGCAATTGCATTCTAGAGAGGATGTGGAGAAGTTGATTGCAGACCATAAGGCTGATCATAAGCTGATTGTTCTTGATGTGGGGTTGAAGCACTGTGGGCCATGTGTGAAGGTGTATCCAACTGTGGTTAAGCTCTCGAAGCAGATGGTGGATACTGTGGTTTTTGCTCGCATGAATGGTGATGAGAATGATAGCTGCTTGGCGTTCTTGAAGGACATGAACGTTGTGGAGGTGCCTACGTTTTTGTTCATCAGAGACGGTGACATTTGTGGAAGGTATGTGGGTTCGGGTAAAGGGGAGCTTATTGGTGAAATCCTCAGATACCAAGGAGTTCGTGTAACATAA